One Haladaptatus sp. R4 DNA window includes the following coding sequences:
- a CDS encoding DUF5796 family protein codes for MSVRNDVSPDTLGVELTEDGIVVEYKDGRETFYHGVPRKVDGTLRTQPGKLVQVLVTAPTETEGVMTYVNDRDTHDDILEETGVGRVILEPGEEAELFPGVSVRSDGYAVEVEASPEIARGRVFLFEEDAMGERSFEFVEEDESADGNE; via the coding sequence ACGACGTTTCCCCCGACACGCTCGGCGTCGAACTCACCGAGGACGGTATCGTCGTCGAATACAAGGACGGTCGTGAGACCTTCTACCACGGCGTTCCGAGGAAGGTGGACGGAACGCTCCGAACCCAACCGGGCAAACTGGTGCAGGTGCTCGTCACCGCTCCGACGGAGACGGAGGGCGTCATGACCTACGTCAACGACCGGGATACCCACGACGACATCCTCGAAGAGACCGGCGTCGGCCGAGTCATACTGGAACCCGGAGAGGAGGCGGAACTGTTCCCCGGGGTGTCGGTTCGCTCTGACGGCTACGCCGTCGAAGTCGAGGCCAGTCCCGAGATTGCGCGCGGTCGCGTGTTCCTCTTCGAGGAAGACGCGATGGGCGAACGGTCGTTCGAGTTCGTGGAAGAGGACGAGTCGGCGGACGGAAACGAATAA
- a CDS encoding cation diffusion facilitator family transporter has translation MGDHRKEFLKASWANVLTNVLKIVVEGGVGLTFGSLALVADAAHSVADLLASAVVLVWGRLSFEGPDTNHPHGHDRVEPLTALFVGGTLVLLGLKLLYDAGQTILSAPESTYSIALVAGLAFAFCDRAFCYWYTKRVNRNVESAGLAALAADSKNDLYTTGAAVIGVAGMAGGFPVLDPLAGGLVSLLVIHQGVEISRENVNYLVDTAAPKPVRDDIRDEILSHEDVHGLHDFTAYHAGTVYEVEFHAEVAADHTFIEAHDIETELRNDLVSRDDVGDVHIHLDPEGLGEWKDAEERHGSSPIN, from the coding sequence ATGGGTGACCACCGGAAGGAGTTTCTCAAAGCGTCGTGGGCCAACGTCCTGACGAACGTCCTCAAAATCGTGGTGGAAGGTGGCGTCGGCCTCACCTTCGGAAGCCTCGCGCTCGTCGCCGACGCCGCTCACTCAGTGGCCGACCTGCTGGCGAGTGCGGTGGTGCTCGTCTGGGGTCGCCTCTCGTTCGAGGGCCCGGACACCAACCATCCCCACGGCCACGACCGGGTCGAACCGCTGACCGCCCTGTTCGTCGGCGGCACGCTCGTCCTTCTCGGACTGAAACTGCTCTACGACGCCGGTCAGACCATCCTTTCGGCACCCGAATCTACCTACAGCATCGCCCTCGTCGCCGGTCTCGCCTTCGCCTTTTGTGACCGCGCGTTCTGTTACTGGTACACGAAGCGGGTCAATCGCAACGTCGAGTCGGCCGGTCTCGCCGCGCTCGCCGCCGACAGCAAAAACGACCTCTACACCACGGGCGCGGCGGTCATCGGCGTGGCTGGAATGGCCGGTGGATTCCCCGTCCTCGACCCGCTGGCCGGGGGACTGGTCAGCCTGCTCGTCATCCACCAAGGCGTCGAAATTTCGCGGGAAAACGTCAACTACCTCGTGGACACCGCCGCACCGAAGCCGGTTCGCGACGATATCCGGGACGAAATCCTCTCCCACGAGGACGTTCACGGACTGCACGATTTCACCGCGTATCACGCCGGAACCGTCTACGAGGTAGAATTCCACGCCGAAGTCGCGGCCGACCACACGTTCATCGAAGCCCACGACATCGAAACCGAACTCAGAAACGACCTCGTCTCGCGCGACGACGTCGGCGACGTCCACATCCACTTGGACCCGGAGGGATTGGGCGAGTGGAAGGACGCCGAGGAACGACACGGGTCTTCTCCCATCAACTGA